A section of the Bacteroidota bacterium genome encodes:
- a CDS encoding acyl-CoA dehydrogenase, whose protein sequence is MASRTDLFTSPDYFNVDELLSEENKLVRDSVRNYVKKEISPIIEDYAQRAEFPEQIVKQLGDLGCFGPTVPVEYGGGGLDYISYGLMMQELERGDSGVRSTASVQGSLVMFPIYQYGNEEQRKKYLPKLASGEWLGCFGLTEPDHGSDPSSMLTNIKDAGDHVILNGAKMWISNAPYSQVAVVWAKDEEDVIRGVIVERGMEGFSTPTTHGKWSLRASATGELVFDNVKVPKENIFPNVKGLKGPLGCLTKARYGIAWGVIGAAMDCYDTALRYSKERVQFDKPIGAFQLQQKKLAEMVTEITKAQLLNWRLGTLMNEGRATPQQVSMAKRNSCEIASNICRDARQMLGGMGITGEYPVMRHMMNLESVITYEGTHDIHLLITGMDVTGFNAFK, encoded by the coding sequence ATGGCCTCCCGTACAGATCTATTTACCAGTCCTGATTATTTTAATGTAGATGAATTACTTTCCGAAGAGAATAAGTTGGTTCGTGATTCAGTCCGCAATTATGTGAAGAAAGAAATTTCTCCCATCATCGAAGATTATGCTCAACGTGCCGAGTTTCCGGAGCAAATAGTAAAACAGTTAGGTGATCTTGGTTGTTTCGGCCCTACTGTTCCGGTTGAATACGGCGGCGGCGGCCTTGATTATATTTCTTATGGCCTCATGATGCAGGAGCTCGAACGTGGAGATAGTGGAGTTCGTTCAACTGCATCTGTACAGGGTTCGTTGGTAATGTTTCCTATTTATCAATATGGCAATGAAGAACAACGTAAAAAATATTTACCTAAACTGGCAAGTGGTGAATGGCTCGGTTGTTTTGGTTTAACAGAACCTGATCATGGAAGTGATCCTTCAAGCATGCTTACTAATATTAAGGATGCAGGTGACCATGTAATATTAAATGGTGCAAAAATGTGGATCAGCAATGCACCGTACTCACAGGTAGCAGTGGTTTGGGCTAAAGATGAAGAAGATGTTATACGTGGTGTAATTGTTGAAAGAGGAATGGAAGGTTTCAGCACACCAACCACACATGGTAAATGGAGCCTGCGTGCAAGTGCAACGGGTGAATTGGTTTTTGATAATGTAAAAGTTCCGAAAGAAAATATTTTTCCTAATGTAAAAGGGTTAAAAGGCCCATTGGGTTGTTTGACAAAAGCCCGTTATGGTATTGCATGGGGCGTTATCGGTGCTGCAATGGATTGTTATGATACAGCTTTACGATATTCGAAAGAACGGGTTCAGTTTGATAAACCGATCGGTGCATTTCAGTTACAGCAAAAAAAGCTGGCGGAGATGGTAACTGAAATTACAAAAGCTCAATTACTCAACTGGCGGTTAGGAACTTTAATGAATGAAGGAAGGGCTACACCACAGCAGGTATCAATGGCAAAAAGAAATTCATGTGAGATCGCTTCGAATATCTGTCGTGATGCAAGACAAATGCTGGGTGGCATGGGTATCACCGGCGAATACCCGGTAATGCGCCACATGATGAATTTAGAAAGTGTGATAACTTATGAAGGCACACATGATATTCATTTATTGATCACAGGAATGGATGTGACAGGGTTTAATGCATTTAAATAA
- a CDS encoding shikimate kinase, translating into MKIFLIGFMGSGKTHWGRLLAEKLNLPFFDLDEQVVSHEGKPISEIFAENGEEYFRELEKNTLHLLAESHDSFIMACGGGTPCYFNNIEYMKNSGTAVWIDTMPEVLHQRLMKEKEKRPLIKDLSDDQLRGFILKKYSDRRIYYEQADIIVAEDPVELDKLIQRIFHA; encoded by the coding sequence ATGAAAATTTTCTTAATCGGCTTTATGGGTTCCGGTAAAACACACTGGGGCCGCCTGCTGGCTGAAAAGCTCAATCTACCTTTTTTTGACCTGGATGAACAAGTGGTTTCGCATGAAGGCAAACCCATCAGCGAAATATTTGCAGAAAATGGTGAAGAGTATTTCCGTGAACTGGAAAAAAATACTCTGCATCTGCTTGCTGAAAGTCATGATAGTTTTATAATGGCATGCGGTGGCGGTACACCTTGCTATTTTAATAATATTGAATACATGAAAAATTCCGGTACTGCTGTGTGGATCGATACGATGCCGGAAGTACTGCATCAACGATTAATGAAGGAGAAAGAGAAAAGACCTTTAATAAAAGATCTGAGCGATGATCAGCTAAGAGGCTTTATTTTAAAAAAATATTCTGACCGACGTATCTATTATGAACAAGCTGATATCATTGTAGCTGAAGACCCCGTTGAATTGGATAAATTGATTCAAAGAATATTTCATGCGTAA
- a CDS encoding DUF423 domain-containing protein produces MRKSFLVSGIILAGLAVALGAFGAHGLKKVVDEQSVEVFKTGVQYQFYHSLALILTGILSIHFSSKQISWAGTLFIWGIILFSGSLYAITAFKAMGSAVPKFVGPVTPLGGLLFIAGWICLLIAVIKRK; encoded by the coding sequence ATGCGTAAATCATTTCTTGTTTCCGGTATCATACTCGCTGGCCTTGCTGTTGCATTGGGAGCTTTTGGTGCACATGGTTTAAAAAAAGTAGTGGATGAACAGTCAGTGGAAGTTTTTAAAACGGGAGTACAATACCAGTTTTATCATTCATTAGCACTTATACTTACCGGAATTCTTTCCATACATTTCTCATCAAAGCAAATAAGTTGGGCAGGTACTTTATTTATTTGGGGTATTATACTTTTCTCAGGTTCGCTTTATGCCATTACTGCGTTTAAGGCAATGGGATCTGCAGTACCAAAATTTGTCGGACCTGTTACACCACTTGGCGGACTACTTTTTATTGCTGGCTGGATCTGCTTGTTAATAGCGGTGATAAAAAGAAAATAA
- a CDS encoding DNA translocase FtsK — MANKLKKAVKTDPEKKTKPAPSDLKADKEQAIDWKGLARDERTRKIAGTLSLLGALFLFISFVSYFFTWEEDQSIANSWSILFNDSVKASNLLGRLGAFASYFFISNGFGIASLFICTFFFVVGVNLLFNRKVFSIWRNLKYVTIGMLVISVILAFAFQNVNLWFGGAGGYTGRMISDWLTGMIGNVGTGTLLFVLLLGYIIWQFNPSFDTKRKAILAEQPEDEITNEPVPAIIPESANGNYLKKNGTTPDINIVFPDGEELKLVEKAELPVEEKKEVKPAIILPVNMDKAAVLDLKSEKPFQQIDELVIPEKPKPEKKKKEELPLEIKTAERIAAQKDDEPLIENMPPYEPTLDLRDYKYPTLDLLENYGSERIVQDANELENNKNQIISTLRNYDIEIQRISATVGPTVTLYEIIPAAGVRISRIKNLEDDIALSLAALGIRIIAPIPGKGTIGIEVPNAKKSIVSMKTLLGSEKFQHNTYSLPIAIGKKIDNENYIVDLASMPHLLMAGATGQGKSVGINALLVSLLYKKHPSQLKFVLIDPKKVELSIYRAIENHFLAKLPGEEEAIITDTKKVVHTLNALCIEMDNRYDLLKEAGARNIKEYNEKFIKRRLNPEKGHQYLPFIVLVIDEFADLIMTAGKEIEMPIARLAQLSRAVGIHLIIATQRPSVNIITGTIKANFPARIAFKVSSKIDSRTILDTGGADQLIGKGDMLISHHGEVTRLQCVFVDTPEVDAIVNFIGDQRGYPQPFLLPEYVDEKELEGKDFDLSDRDSLFDDAAKLIVSSQMGSTSLLQRRMKLGYNRAGRLMDQLEAAGVVGPNLGSKAREVLIKTDADLQQHLTLLG; from the coding sequence ATGGCCAATAAGCTGAAAAAGGCTGTAAAAACAGATCCTGAGAAAAAAACCAAACCGGCCCCGTCAGACCTGAAAGCGGATAAAGAACAGGCGATTGACTGGAAAGGCCTTGCCCGTGATGAACGTACCCGCAAAATTGCCGGTACACTTTCATTACTCGGCGCACTATTTCTTTTCATTTCATTTGTAAGTTATTTTTTTACATGGGAAGAAGACCAGAGTATTGCCAACTCCTGGTCCATATTATTTAATGATAGCGTAAAAGCGTCGAATTTGCTGGGAAGGCTTGGCGCATTTGCTTCTTACTTTTTTATCAGTAATGGATTTGGTATTGCGTCTTTATTCATATGCACTTTCTTTTTTGTGGTTGGGGTAAACCTGCTATTCAACAGAAAAGTATTTTCCATCTGGCGCAATCTTAAATATGTTACTATCGGCATGCTGGTGATCTCTGTTATTCTTGCATTTGCTTTTCAAAATGTCAACCTGTGGTTTGGTGGTGCTGGTGGCTATACCGGCCGTATGATCAGCGACTGGCTTACAGGTATGATTGGAAATGTAGGTACAGGAACTTTATTATTTGTATTACTACTCGGGTATATCATCTGGCAATTCAATCCTTCATTTGATACAAAAAGGAAAGCAATTCTTGCTGAACAACCAGAAGACGAAATAACCAACGAGCCAGTTCCTGCAATTATTCCTGAATCGGCTAATGGAAATTATCTAAAGAAAAACGGAACAACACCTGATATAAATATTGTTTTCCCCGATGGAGAAGAATTGAAACTGGTTGAAAAAGCAGAATTGCCGGTTGAAGAAAAGAAGGAAGTGAAACCAGCAATTATTCTTCCCGTAAATATGGATAAGGCTGCTGTACTGGACCTAAAATCTGAGAAACCTTTTCAGCAAATTGATGAGCTGGTAATACCGGAGAAGCCAAAACCTGAGAAGAAGAAGAAAGAAGAACTCCCACTTGAGATAAAAACGGCAGAAAGAATAGCAGCACAAAAAGATGATGAACCATTGATTGAAAACATGCCGCCTTATGAACCGACATTGGATCTTAGGGATTATAAATATCCAACTCTTGATCTGTTGGAAAACTATGGAAGTGAAAGAATAGTACAGGATGCAAATGAATTGGAGAATAATAAGAACCAGATCATTTCCACATTACGTAATTACGATATAGAGATACAACGTATCAGTGCAACGGTTGGTCCGACCGTTACGTTGTATGAGATCATTCCTGCTGCCGGTGTTCGTATTTCAAGGATCAAAAACCTGGAAGATGATATTGCGTTAAGCCTTGCGGCATTAGGTATCCGTATTATTGCCCCAATACCCGGTAAAGGAACGATTGGTATTGAGGTGCCAAATGCCAAGAAGTCTATCGTAAGTATGAAGACTTTATTGGGCTCAGAGAAATTTCAGCATAACACTTACAGTTTACCCATTGCTATTGGTAAAAAGATCGATAATGAAAATTACATTGTTGATCTGGCCAGTATGCCACATTTGCTGATGGCGGGTGCTACCGGCCAGGGTAAATCAGTTGGTATTAATGCCCTGCTTGTTTCATTGCTATATAAAAAACATCCTTCACAACTCAAGTTTGTTTTAATTGACCCGAAAAAAGTTGAGTTAAGTATTTACCGCGCAATAGAAAATCATTTCTTAGCTAAACTACCTGGCGAAGAAGAAGCGATCATTACCGATACAAAGAAAGTTGTTCATACATTGAATGCCTTATGTATTGAAATGGATAATCGTTATGATCTGCTGAAAGAAGCAGGGGCAAGAAATATTAAAGAATATAATGAGAAGTTCATTAAACGCAGACTGAACCCAGAGAAGGGACATCAATACCTGCCATTTATTGTATTGGTGATTGATGAGTTTGCTGATCTGATCATGACAGCAGGTAAGGAAATTGAAATGCCGATAGCACGACTGGCTCAGTTATCTCGTGCAGTAGGTATACATCTTATTATAGCAACACAGCGTCCCTCTGTAAATATTATCACGGGTACTATCAAAGCAAACTTCCCGGCCCGTATTGCATTTAAGGTTTCATCAAAAATAGATTCACGTACCATTCTTGACACAGGTGGTGCAGACCAACTGATTGGTAAAGGAGATATGCTTATTTCCCATCATGGGGAAGTAACAAGGCTACAATGCGTATTTGTTGACACTCCTGAAGTGGATGCGATCGTAAATTTTATTGGCGATCAGCGTGGCTATCCGCAACCATTCCTGTTGCCGGAATATGTTGATGAAAAAGAACTGGAAGGAAAAGATTTTGATTTGAGTGATCGTGACTCTTTATTTGATGATGCTGCCAAACTGATTGTTTCGTCGCAAATGGGATCAACATCATTGCTTCAACGCCGGATGAAACTGGGTTATAATCGTGCCGGCCGCCTGATGGATCAATTGGAAGCAGCAGGGGTAGTAGGCCCCAATCTTGGAAGTAAAGCAAGAGAAGTTTTGATCAAAACCGACGCTGATTTACAGCAACATCTGACCCTCTTGGGTTAG
- a CDS encoding outer membrane lipoprotein carrier protein LolA, translated as MKQIFTFLLSLGISAISLAQTGSQDAKKVLDGVSEKFKTFKTVNASFSYKVENAAGKNLSTKKGTVWMKGTKYRVSFSGQEIFCDGKTVWNYDKAANEVTISSLDASGSTLSPQKLFTNFYDKDFTYFLKGEKKEGGKTLQEIEMTPTDKSKAFSKVNVMVDKTAKTIYSTKVTEKAGSKYSYTVTTMKSNATIADSQFVFDKKKYPGVEEVDLR; from the coding sequence ATGAAACAAATTTTTACATTTCTTTTAAGCTTGGGTATATCAGCTATATCTCTGGCGCAAACCGGTAGCCAGGACGCTAAAAAAGTCCTGGATGGTGTGAGTGAAAAGTTTAAGACTTTCAAAACAGTAAATGCCAGCTTTTCGTATAAAGTGGAAAATGCAGCCGGTAAAAACCTTTCTACAAAAAAAGGAACAGTTTGGATGAAAGGAACTAAATATCGTGTTAGTTTCAGCGGCCAGGAAATTTTTTGCGACGGAAAAACAGTTTGGAACTATGATAAAGCAGCGAACGAAGTTACCATCAGCAGCCTTGATGCATCTGGAAGCACCCTGAGTCCACAGAAATTGTTTACCAATTTTTACGATAAAGACTTTACTTATTTCCTGAAAGGAGAGAAGAAAGAAGGCGGTAAAACTTTGCAGGAAATAGAAATGACGCCTACTGATAAAAGTAAAGCATTCAGTAAAGTGAATGTAATGGTGGATAAAACGGCTAAAACAATTTACAGCACAAAGGTAACCGAGAAAGCCGGAAGCAAATACAGTTACACAGTAACTACGATGAAATCAAACGCAACAATTGCTGACTCACAGTTTGTTTTTGATAAGAAAAAATATCCCGGCGTGGAAGAAGTAGATCTGAGATAA
- a CDS encoding DUF4293 family protein, with the protein MIQRIQSIWLLVSALCAAFSYEFPFYSGNKLNPDATQSFEKLDAGSNFILLITTAVLAAGCFYIIFLYKNREQQFWLTLAALGLSVINLFIYFNEVQKYTSGNMALGSVLSIGIPILLLLAVMGIRKDQKLVKSVDRLR; encoded by the coding sequence ATGATCCAACGTATTCAATCAATCTGGTTATTAGTATCGGCTCTTTGTGCCGCATTCAGTTATGAGTTTCCTTTTTACAGCGGCAACAAGTTAAACCCGGATGCAACACAAAGTTTTGAAAAGTTAGATGCCGGTTCGAATTTCATCCTGCTTATAACAACAGCAGTATTAGCGGCCGGGTGCTTTTATATAATTTTTCTTTATAAAAACAGGGAGCAACAGTTTTGGCTTACACTCGCTGCACTGGGCTTATCAGTGATCAATCTTTTCATTTATTTTAATGAGGTACAAAAATATACCAGCGGCAATATGGCATTGGGTTCAGTTTTATCTATTGGAATACCAATACTACTTCTCCTTGCTGTCATGGGTATCCGGAAGGATCAAAAGCTTGTAAAAAGTGTTGACAGGCTGAGATAA
- a CDS encoding serine hydroxymethyltransferase → MQKDKLVFDLIRKELDRQRNGIELIASENFTSLEVMQAMGTVPTNKYAEGYPGKRYYGGCEVVDEIETLAIERLKKVFNCSWANVQPHSGASANGAVFLAVMKPGEKFLGLDLSMGGHLTHGSPANFSGKTYQALHYGVTKEGIVDYEQLEAKARAEKPKMIICGASAYSRDWDYKRIRTIADEIGAVVFADIAHPAGLIATGLLNDPFDHCHIISSTTHKTLRGPRGGIIMLRHDFENPWGLKDPKGNLRMMSSLLDLAVFPGSQGGPLEHVIAAKAVSFGEILSEDFKAYGQQVISNAQAMAKAFVSRGYNLISNGTDNHLMLIDLRNKNLTGKKAQETLDKAHITLNKNAVPFDDKSPFVTSGIRVGVPAITTRGMKEAHMETVVSLIDKILMNADDAALIGSVKSEVKEFMQQFPLYPELG, encoded by the coding sequence ATGCAAAAAGACAAATTGGTTTTTGATCTCATTCGTAAAGAACTCGATCGGCAGCGCAATGGCATTGAACTCATCGCATCAGAAAATTTTACTTCATTGGAAGTAATGCAGGCAATGGGAACCGTACCTACTAATAAATATGCAGAAGGTTATCCCGGCAAAAGATATTATGGTGGTTGCGAAGTAGTGGATGAAATAGAAACACTTGCAATTGAACGTTTAAAAAAAGTATTCAACTGCAGTTGGGCAAATGTGCAGCCACATAGCGGGGCTTCGGCTAATGGTGCTGTGTTTCTTGCAGTAATGAAACCCGGCGAAAAATTTCTGGGACTTGATCTTAGTATGGGTGGTCACTTAACGCATGGCAGCCCGGCAAACTTCAGCGGCAAAACATACCAGGCATTACATTATGGTGTTACTAAAGAAGGGATTGTTGATTATGAACAACTCGAAGCAAAGGCCCGTGCTGAAAAACCAAAGATGATCATTTGTGGTGCATCAGCTTATAGCCGCGACTGGGATTATAAACGTATTCGTACAATAGCCGATGAAATAGGTGCTGTTGTTTTTGCTGATATAGCACATCCTGCGGGTTTGATTGCAACTGGTTTATTAAATGACCCGTTTGATCATTGTCATATTATTTCTTCAACTACGCATAAGACATTGCGTGGGCCAAGAGGCGGTATCATCATGCTTCGTCATGATTTTGAAAATCCATGGGGATTAAAAGATCCGAAAGGAAATTTAAGAATGATGAGTTCATTACTTGACCTGGCGGTATTCCCCGGTTCACAAGGTGGCCCACTTGAACATGTGATTGCAGCCAAGGCAGTTTCATTCGGTGAAATACTTTCAGAAGATTTTAAAGCCTATGGTCAGCAGGTGATCAGCAATGCGCAGGCAATGGCCAAAGCATTTGTAAGCCGCGGTTATAATTTAATAAGCAACGGAACAGATAATCATTTAATGCTGATCGATCTCCGGAATAAAAATCTTACCGGTAAAAAAGCCCAGGAAACATTGGATAAAGCACATATTACTTTAAATAAAAATGCTGTTCCTTTCGATGATAAATCTCCTTTTGTTACATCGGGCATCCGTGTAGGCGTACCCGCCATTACAACAAGAGGCATGAAAGAAGCTCATATGGAAACAGTAGTTTCGTTAATTGATAAAATATTGATGAATGCTGACGATGCTGCATTGATCGGATCTGTAAAATCAGAAGTAAAAGAATTCATGCAACAGTTTCCATTATATCCCGAATTAGGATAA
- a CDS encoding glucose-1-phosphate thymidylyltransferase codes for MKAIIPVAGAGTKLRPHTYTQPKALIPLAGKTILSIIVDQLKQAGITEFIFIVGYLGEKIEDYMHQQYPELKTDFVFQQDRQGVGHAVKLTRDLVGGDEVFVVLGDTIAEFDLKEVLDSPFSMLGVRKVDDPRDFGVAELDEDGMVNHVVEKPQMPKSNQALVGLYKIKESAMLFDCLENNIRQGLRSQGAYSLTDALDCMIKSGAKFKSFKVDNWFDCGKMETLLESNATLLKKYGGNVNKDHGFENTVIIPPVSIGGGCNIKNSIIGPNVAIGENTTIDYSIIKSSIIGSFSNLFDIVLDNSLIGSDTGIVGESRTLNIGDNTEIDLG; via the coding sequence ATGAAGGCTATAATTCCCGTAGCGGGTGCAGGCACAAAGCTGCGTCCCCATACATATACACAACCGAAGGCTCTCATTCCATTGGCAGGTAAAACGATATTGAGTATTATCGTTGACCAGTTGAAGCAAGCCGGTATTACCGAATTCATTTTTATTGTCGGCTATCTTGGCGAAAAGATCGAGGACTACATGCATCAACAATATCCTGAACTCAAAACAGATTTTGTTTTTCAGCAAGACAGGCAGGGTGTTGGTCATGCCGTAAAACTAACCCGGGATTTAGTAGGTGGTGATGAAGTATTTGTAGTGCTTGGCGATACGATCGCTGAGTTTGATTTGAAGGAGGTGCTTGACAGTCCTTTTAGCATGCTGGGTGTAAGAAAGGTGGATGATCCGAGAGATTTTGGCGTAGCAGAACTGGATGAAGATGGAATGGTAAACCATGTGGTAGAAAAACCACAAATGCCAAAAAGCAACCAGGCTTTGGTGGGGTTATATAAAATAAAGGAATCTGCGATGTTGTTTGACTGTTTGGAGAACAATATCCGGCAGGGGCTGAGAAGCCAGGGTGCTTACAGTCTTACAGATGCTTTGGACTGCATGATAAAATCAGGAGCTAAGTTCAAAAGTTTTAAAGTGGATAACTGGTTTGACTGTGGTAAGATGGAAACACTGCTTGAAAGCAATGCAACCTTGTTGAAAAAATATGGTGGCAATGTGAATAAGGATCATGGCTTTGAAAATACCGTTATTATTCCACCAGTAAGTATTGGGGGAGGTTGCAATATTAAAAACTCCATTATAGGCCCGAACGTTGCCATTGGCGAAAACACTACTATAGATTATTCAATTATAAAAAGCTCCATCATCGGTTCATTTTCTAACCTCTTTGATATTGTGCTTGACAACTCTCTTATCGGCAGTGATACAGGCATAGTAGGAGAAAGCCGCACTTTGAATATTGGAGACAATACTGAGATCGACCTTGGTTGA
- a CDS encoding nitronate monooxygenase, which yields MTELSSPFRGTGGFSNRITKLFGIQYPIIQAGMIWASGWRLASAVSNAGGLGLIGSGSMYPDVLREHIQKCKAATSKPFGVNVPLLYPDIDKHIQIIIEEGVKIVFTSAGNPKTWTSVLKEKGITVVHVVSSSKFAKKAEEAGCDAVVAEGFEAGGHNGREETTTMVLIPAVANAVNIPVMAAGGIATGKQMLATMVLGAEGVQVGSRFVASEEASSHISFKNAVINSNEGDTILTMKQLTPVRLIKNKFFEAVQNAEQKGASVDELKQLLGRARAKKGMFEGDLNEGELEIGQVSSLIKNILPAAAIVDEIWSEFINALASPVKKL from the coding sequence ATGACGGAACTAAGTTCCCCCTTTAGGGGGACAGGGGGCTTTTCTAATCGCATCACAAAATTGTTTGGTATACAGTATCCCATTATCCAGGCAGGAATGATATGGGCAAGCGGCTGGCGGCTGGCAAGTGCTGTAAGTAATGCAGGTGGATTAGGATTGATCGGCAGCGGGAGTATGTATCCGGATGTTTTGCGTGAGCATATTCAAAAATGCAAAGCTGCTACCTCCAAGCCATTTGGTGTAAATGTTCCTTTATTGTACCCGGATATTGACAAGCATATTCAAATCATTATTGAAGAAGGAGTAAAGATCGTTTTTACAAGTGCTGGCAACCCCAAAACATGGACATCTGTTCTAAAAGAAAAAGGAATAACTGTAGTGCATGTGGTGAGTTCATCAAAGTTTGCAAAGAAGGCAGAAGAAGCAGGTTGCGATGCGGTGGTGGCAGAAGGCTTTGAAGCTGGTGGGCATAATGGGAGAGAAGAAACGACGACAATGGTTTTGATACCTGCCGTTGCAAATGCAGTAAATATTCCGGTAATGGCCGCAGGAGGTATTGCAACAGGCAAGCAAATGCTTGCAACAATGGTCTTGGGCGCAGAAGGTGTGCAGGTGGGCAGCCGTTTCGTTGCAAGCGAAGAAGCTTCATCTCATATTAGTTTTAAGAATGCTGTTATCAATTCCAATGAGGGAGATACGATTCTTACAATGAAGCAATTGACACCGGTGAGGCTAATCAAAAATAAATTCTTTGAGGCGGTGCAAAATGCTGAACAAAAGGGGGCTTCGGTAGATGAACTAAAGCAGTTGCTTGGACGGGCAAGGGCTAAAAAAGGAATGTTCGAAGGCGACCTTAACGAAGGTGAACTAGAAATTGGACAGGTCAGCTCACTCATTAAAAATATTTTACCAGCGGCAGCTATTGTGGATGAAATATGGTCTGAGTTCATAAATGCTTTGGCCAGTCCAGTGAAAAAGCTCTAA
- a CDS encoding carboxypeptidase regulatory-like domain-containing protein: MKRTLLILLMSVGCTAAAYANADPDPGTGKGKKDDVNGIVTDGEEKKPLKDVSITAYLSSKKEKIVLTDEDGGYSFDELKPGTYKFVFEKTGYKKVVKEKVIVKVDEAFQLKVEMLEDKDSDLMPSPFHFY, encoded by the coding sequence ATGAAAAGGACGCTATTGATACTTTTAATGTCTGTCGGCTGCACTGCAGCGGCATATGCTAACGCTGATCCCGATCCAGGTACTGGTAAGGGTAAGAAAGATGATGTAAATGGGATAGTGACGGATGGCGAGGAAAAGAAGCCACTCAAAGATGTTAGCATTACAGCTTATCTCTCTTCAAAGAAAGAAAAAATAGTATTAACTGATGAAGATGGGGGCTATTCTTTTGATGAGTTGAAGCCAGGCACCTACAAATTCGTTTTTGAAAAAACCGGTTATAAGAAAGTGGTAAAAGAAAAAGTAATTGTAAAAGTTGATGAAGCTTTTCAATTAAAAGTTGAAATGCTTGAGGATAAAGATTCTGATCTGATGCCTTCTCCATTCCATTTTTATTAA
- a CDS encoding ABC transporter permease, with the protein MNKIWIIISREYRTRVRNKTFLLSTFLFPIIIVLFIVGSTFLAFKSKNKSRIAVINDPGYLQKNLDSDSSFVIFEFPNDVTSANYQEKGYAGILKVNADTAAKKYVIESKKSLGIETMGFIERQMKKAVEYKLLQERNINRQLLDSINKASKDAAVIANELDTGKEINNKMPYIIGFGCGIIIYITMFIFGAMVMRGVMEEKTNRIAEVIVSSVKPFQLMMGKIIGIAAVGLTQMLLWIIFLMLLVNLLPLFISSGTLEQMQQMQQAQQSLPGGSNNTVAIQIMSATDTFVNDVNWWLIIPCFLFYFLGGYLFYAALFASVGSVINEDPQEAQSLMLPIMMPIIFAFIILSTSIENPDSPMAFWGSMIPFTSPIVMMGRIAKGVPEVVPWWQLFLSMALLVAGFIFTTWFAGKIYRTGILLYGKKATWKEMIKWIRRS; encoded by the coding sequence ATGAATAAGATCTGGATTATCATATCGAGAGAATATAGAACCAGGGTAAGAAACAAAACTTTCCTGCTCTCTACTTTTTTGTTCCCTATAATAATTGTACTCTTTATCGTGGGGTCTACTTTTCTTGCTTTTAAATCAAAAAACAAGTCAAGAATTGCCGTTATCAATGATCCGGGTTATCTGCAAAAAAACCTGGACAGCGATTCCTCTTTTGTAATTTTTGAATTTCCGAATGATGTTACCTCTGCCAACTACCAGGAAAAAGGGTATGCAGGCATATTAAAAGTAAATGCTGATACTGCAGCAAAAAAATATGTTATCGAATCAAAAAAATCGCTTGGTATAGAAACAATGGGATTTATAGAACGGCAAATGAAAAAAGCCGTTGAATATAAATTGCTGCAGGAAAGAAACATTAACAGGCAACTGCTGGATTCAATTAACAAGGCCAGCAAGGATGCAGCGGTAATAGCCAATGAACTCGACACAGGAAAAGAGATAAATAATAAAATGCCTTATATCATAGGATTTGGTTGTGGTATTATCATCTATATTACCATGTTTATATTTGGAGCTATGGTAATGCGTGGAGTAATGGAAGAAAAAACAAACCGTATAGCAGAAGTTATCGTTTCCTCGGTAAAACCATTCCAATTAATGATGGGAAAAATAATCGGGATAGCAGCAGTAGGTCTTACGCAAATGCTTTTATGGATCATTTTCCTTATGCTGCTTGTCAATTTGTTACCATTGTTTATTTCATCCGGAACACTGGAACAAATGCAACAGATGCAGCAGGCCCAACAAAGTTTACCAGGGGGATCAAACAACACAGTTGCGATTCAGATCATGAGTGCAACAGATACTTTTGTAAACGATGTAAATTGGTGGCTGATCATCCCTTGCTTTCTTTTTTATTTTCTCGGCGGCTATTTATTTTATGCTGCTTTGTTTGCGTCTGTGGGCAGTGTTATTAATGAAGATCCACAGGAAGCACAATCACTAATGCTGCCGATCATGATGCCAATTATATTTGCCTTTATCATTCTAAGTACATCAATTGAAAACCCTGACAGTCCAATGGCATTCTGGGGCAGCATGATACCTTTTACTTCGCCAATTGTAATGATGGGGCGTATTGCTAAAGGCGTACCTGAAGTAGTGCCCTGGTGGCAATTATTCCTTTCAATGGCATTATTAGTTGCAGGTTTCATATTCACTACCTGGTTTGCTGGAAAAATTTACCGCACTGGTATTTTATTATATGGCAAAAAAGCAACCTGGAAAGAAATGATCAAATGGATCAGGAGATCATGA